From Streptomyces sp. NBC_00775, one genomic window encodes:
- the glgB gene encoding 1,4-alpha-glucan branching enzyme has product MTPRPPSDDSPKKNGATGETGAKKPAAVKKTAVKKAAEGKTTAKKAAAGKKAATGKKAVGKKAPGSETTASKAAGGKTTDSKAVKAAKVPEPAADGAPVLAPVLPPVPAPVFAGVDPGDRERLLSGTHHNPHGVLGAHPVPGGVAFRAFRPYALGVTVVTDDLRAELHDDGDGFFSGLLPLRAVPASYRLVVAYEATEQETEDAYRFLPALGEFDLHLLGEGRHEQLWRALGAEPMVHQGVTGTRFAVWAPNARGVRLAGTFNFWDGTGYPMRSLGSSGVWELFVPAIGEGELYKFDITRPDGTHTLRADPMARRTEVPPATSSIVHASHHEWRDEDWMTGRGARAAHEAPFSVYEVHLASWRPGLTYRQLAEQLPAYVGDLGFTHVELMPVAEHPFGGSWGYQVTGFYAPTARLGTPDDFKYLVDALHRAGIGVLMDWVPAHFPRDDWALAEFDGRPLYEHEDPLRAAHPDWGTLEFDYGRREVRNFLVANAVYWCEEFHIDGLRVDAVASMLYLDYSREPGQWVPNEHGGRENLDAVAFLQEMNATVYRRNPGVVTIAEESTAWDGVTRATHHIGPGGFGGLGFGLKWNMGWMHDSLDYVAHDPIHRQYHHNEMTFSMVYAYSENYVLPISHDEVVHGKRSLVSKMPGDWWQQRANTRAYLGFMWAHPGKQLLFMGQEFAQGAEWSEAHGPDWWLLDPAYGAEPDHRGIRDLVRDLNTVYTREPALWQRDTDPTGFTWIAGDAAEDNVFAFLRHDAHGTPLLAVSNFSPAVRHAYRLGVPEDIPAWHEILNTDAARYGGSDVLNQDPVKPEPHPTHGRPTSIQLTLPPLATLWLRPA; this is encoded by the coding sequence GCCGGGAAGAAGGCTGCCACGGGGAAGAAGGCCGTGGGTAAGAAGGCTCCGGGGAGCGAGACCACGGCGAGCAAGGCCGCGGGAGGCAAGACCACTGACAGCAAGGCCGTGAAGGCTGCGAAGGTGCCGGAACCCGCCGCCGACGGCGCACCCGTCCTGGCCCCCGTTCTGCCCCCTGTTCCGGCCCCCGTTTTCGCCGGTGTCGACCCCGGTGACCGGGAGCGGCTGCTCAGCGGCACGCATCACAATCCGCACGGGGTGCTGGGAGCCCATCCAGTGCCGGGCGGCGTCGCCTTCCGGGCCTTCCGCCCGTACGCGCTCGGGGTGACTGTCGTGACGGACGACCTGCGCGCCGAGCTGCACGACGACGGGGACGGTTTCTTCTCGGGGCTGCTGCCGCTGCGCGCGGTTCCGGCGTCGTACCGGCTGGTCGTGGCGTACGAGGCCACGGAGCAGGAGACCGAGGACGCGTACCGTTTCCTGCCCGCGCTGGGCGAGTTCGATCTGCATCTGCTCGGCGAGGGCCGTCACGAGCAGTTGTGGCGTGCGCTCGGCGCGGAGCCGATGGTGCACCAGGGCGTGACCGGAACCCGCTTCGCGGTGTGGGCCCCGAACGCACGCGGCGTGCGCCTCGCCGGCACCTTCAACTTCTGGGACGGCACGGGATATCCGATGCGGTCGCTGGGCTCCTCCGGGGTGTGGGAGCTGTTCGTGCCCGCGATCGGCGAGGGTGAGCTCTACAAGTTCGACATCACCCGCCCGGACGGCACGCACACGCTGCGCGCCGACCCGATGGCCCGGCGCACCGAGGTGCCTCCGGCGACGTCGTCGATCGTCCACGCGTCGCACCACGAGTGGCGGGACGAGGACTGGATGACCGGGAGAGGGGCGCGGGCCGCGCACGAGGCTCCGTTCTCGGTCTACGAGGTGCATCTGGCGTCCTGGCGCCCCGGGCTGACGTATCGCCAACTGGCCGAACAACTACCGGCGTACGTCGGCGACTTGGGCTTCACCCATGTGGAGCTGATGCCAGTGGCCGAGCATCCGTTCGGCGGATCGTGGGGCTACCAGGTGACGGGCTTCTACGCGCCGACGGCGAGGCTGGGCACCCCGGACGACTTCAAGTACCTGGTGGACGCGCTGCATCGGGCCGGCATCGGCGTCCTGATGGACTGGGTTCCGGCCCACTTCCCGCGCGACGACTGGGCGCTGGCCGAGTTCGACGGCCGACCGCTCTACGAGCATGAGGACCCGCTGCGGGCCGCGCACCCCGACTGGGGCACCCTGGAGTTCGACTACGGACGCCGCGAGGTCCGCAACTTCCTCGTCGCCAACGCCGTCTACTGGTGCGAGGAGTTCCACATCGACGGCCTGCGCGTCGACGCCGTCGCCTCGATGCTCTACCTCGACTACTCCCGCGAGCCGGGCCAATGGGTCCCCAACGAGCACGGCGGCCGCGAGAACCTCGACGCGGTCGCCTTCCTCCAGGAGATGAACGCCACCGTCTACCGCCGCAACCCGGGCGTGGTCACCATCGCGGAGGAATCCACGGCCTGGGACGGCGTCACCCGGGCCACGCACCATATCGGCCCGGGCGGCTTCGGAGGTCTGGGCTTCGGCCTGAAGTGGAACATGGGCTGGATGCACGACTCGCTGGACTATGTGGCCCATGACCCCATCCACCGCCAGTACCACCACAACGAGATGACGTTCTCGATGGTGTACGCCTACAGCGAGAACTACGTCCTGCCCATCTCCCACGACGAAGTCGTCCACGGCAAACGCTCACTCGTGTCGAAGATGCCCGGCGACTGGTGGCAACAACGCGCCAACACCCGCGCCTACCTCGGCTTCATGTGGGCCCACCCCGGCAAACAACTCCTCTTCATGGGACAAGAATTCGCCCAGGGCGCCGAATGGTCCGAAGCACACGGCCCCGACTGGTGGCTCCTCGACCCCGCCTACGGAGCGGAACCGGACCACCGGGGCATACGCGACCTCGTCCGCGACCTCAACACCGTCTACACCCGCGAACCCGCCCTCTGGCAACGCGACACCGACCCCACCGGCTTCACCTGGATCGCCGGCGACGCCGCCGAGGACAACGTCTTCGCCTTCCTCCGCCACGACGCCCACGGCACACCACTCCTGGCCGTGTCCAACTTCTCCCCCGCCGTCCGCCACGCCTACCGCCTCGGCGTCCCGGAGGACATCCCCGCCTGGCACGAGATCCTCAACACCGACGCCGCCCGCTACGGCGGCAGCGACGTCCTCAACCAGGACCCCGTCAAACCCGAACCCCACCCCACCCACGGCCGCCCCACCAGCATCCAACTCACCCTCCCCCCACTCGCCACCCTCTGGCTCCGCCCCGCCTAA